One Pseudomonas tolaasii NCPPB 2192 genomic window carries:
- a CDS encoding HlyD family type I secretion periplasmic adaptor subunit yields the protein MLLNSIKSAVGRYFKGSDSLQGQPLPEVNKALIEDAPRVIRLTIWAIIAFFIFLVVWAGFSSIDEVTRGDGKAIPSSKLQKIQNLEGGIVSELYVKEGQIVEAGAPLIRLDDTRFVSNAGETEALRLAMQLRVERLSAQVDDRPLNIPDDVLKAAPNQAASERSLYESRRQQLKDEVGGLQEQLVQRQQELREFTSKQGQYRSQLSLQRQEINMSEPLVAQGAVSPVEVLRLKRAEMETRGQLDATTLAIPRAESAIKEVQRKIDETRGKFRSEALTQLNEARTELNKAESTGRALEDRVSRTLVTSPVRGIVKQLLVNTVGGVIQPGSDMVEIVPLNDTLLVEAKIRPQDIAFLHPGQEAIVKFTAYDYTIYGGLKAKLERIGADTITDEDKKTTYYMITLRTDRSHLGTDEKPLLIIPGMVASVDIITGKKSILSYLLKPIIKARAEALHER from the coding sequence GTGTTGCTTAACTCCATCAAAAGCGCGGTCGGCCGCTACTTCAAAGGCTCCGACTCGCTGCAGGGCCAACCCCTGCCCGAGGTCAACAAAGCGTTGATCGAAGACGCGCCGCGGGTTATCCGCCTGACCATCTGGGCGATTATCGCGTTCTTTATATTCCTGGTGGTGTGGGCGGGTTTCTCCAGCATTGACGAAGTCACCCGTGGCGACGGCAAGGCCATTCCGTCGTCCAAACTGCAAAAAATCCAGAACCTGGAAGGCGGTATCGTCTCCGAGCTGTACGTCAAGGAAGGCCAGATCGTTGAGGCCGGCGCACCGCTGATTCGCCTCGACGACACGCGCTTCGTGTCCAACGCCGGTGAAACCGAAGCCCTGCGCCTGGCCATGCAGCTGCGCGTCGAGCGCCTGAGTGCGCAAGTGGATGATCGCCCGCTGAACATCCCCGATGACGTGCTCAAGGCCGCGCCCAACCAGGCCGCCAGCGAGCGCTCGCTGTATGAAAGCCGCCGTCAGCAATTGAAGGACGAAGTGGGCGGCCTGCAGGAGCAACTGGTTCAGCGCCAGCAGGAACTGCGCGAGTTCACCTCCAAGCAGGGCCAGTACCGCAGCCAGCTGTCGCTGCAACGCCAGGAAATCAACATGTCCGAGCCGCTGGTGGCCCAGGGCGCGGTATCGCCGGTGGAAGTGCTGCGCCTCAAGCGTGCTGAAATGGAAACCCGTGGTCAGTTGGACGCCACCACCCTGGCGATTCCTCGCGCCGAATCGGCGATCAAGGAAGTGCAGCGCAAGATCGATGAAACCCGTGGCAAATTCCGCAGCGAAGCGCTGACTCAGCTCAACGAAGCCCGCACCGAGCTGAACAAGGCCGAGTCCACCGGCCGTGCGCTGGAAGACCGCGTCAGCCGTACCCTCGTCACTTCGCCGGTGCGCGGTATCGTCAAGCAATTGCTGGTCAACACGGTCGGCGGCGTGATCCAGCCGGGCAGCGACATGGTCGAAATCGTGCCGCTCAACGACACCCTGCTGGTGGAAGCCAAGATCCGCCCGCAAGACATCGCCTTCCTGCACCCGGGGCAAGAGGCAATCGTCAAATTCACCGCCTATGACTACACCATCTACGGTGGCCTGAAAGCCAAGCTGGAGCGCATCGGTGCCGACACCATCACCGATGAAGACAAGAAAACCACCTACTACATGATCACCTTGCGCACCGATCGCAGCCATTTGGGCACCGATGAGAAGCCGCTGCTGATCATTCCCGGCATGGTCGCCTCGGTGGACATCATCACCGGCAAGAAAAGCATCCTGAGCTACCTGCTCAAGCCGATCATCAAGGCGCGGGCCGAGGCGTTGCACGAGCGTTGA
- a CDS encoding HlyD family secretion protein: MKRKDKIAVSVIAVFAVGVLVYLVAPGVLGSKRQTTNDAFITADFTLVAPRVAGFIKEVLVEDNQRVKAGQLLALIDDRDFRAAAQAADADALVAQAQLKNATATLERQSSVIAQAQATVAADRAEMAFAEHELNRYNHLAGVGAGTVQNAQQAKTRIDQATARLANATAVLAAERKQVEILTAQRDAAEGGLKRAQAALELASYQLSYTRIVAPVDGMVGERAVRVGAYVTPGSKILAVVPLTEAFVVANFQETQLRHMHAGQAVQVRVDSLDGESLKGHLESLAPATGVTFASVKPDNATGNFTKVVQRIPVKIVLEPNQPLTERLRVGMSVEASVDTQSVAQQREVAQQ; this comes from the coding sequence ATGAAACGCAAAGACAAAATTGCCGTCTCCGTCATCGCCGTGTTTGCCGTCGGCGTGCTGGTTTACCTGGTCGCGCCGGGCGTGCTGGGCAGCAAGCGCCAGACCACCAATGACGCCTTCATCACCGCCGATTTCACCCTCGTCGCGCCGCGTGTGGCGGGCTTCATCAAGGAGGTGCTGGTGGAAGACAACCAGCGCGTCAAGGCCGGCCAGCTGCTGGCCCTGATTGACGACCGTGATTTTCGCGCCGCCGCCCAGGCCGCTGACGCCGACGCCCTCGTCGCCCAGGCCCAACTGAAAAACGCCACCGCGACCCTGGAGCGTCAAAGCTCGGTGATCGCCCAGGCCCAGGCCACCGTGGCGGCAGACCGCGCCGAAATGGCGTTCGCCGAACATGAACTGAACCGCTACAACCATCTGGCCGGTGTCGGCGCAGGCACTGTGCAGAATGCCCAGCAAGCCAAAACCCGCATCGACCAGGCCACTGCGCGTCTGGCCAATGCCACGGCGGTGCTGGCGGCGGAGCGCAAGCAGGTGGAGATTCTGACGGCCCAGCGCGATGCTGCCGAAGGGGGGCTCAAACGCGCCCAGGCCGCGCTGGAGTTGGCCAGTTATCAACTGTCCTACACGCGCATCGTGGCGCCGGTGGACGGCATGGTTGGCGAGCGTGCGGTGCGGGTCGGCGCCTATGTGACGCCGGGCAGCAAAATCCTCGCGGTGGTGCCATTGACCGAGGCGTTTGTGGTGGCCAATTTCCAGGAAACCCAGCTGCGGCATATGCATGCCGGCCAAGCCGTGCAAGTGCGCGTCGACAGCCTTGACGGCGAGTCGCTCAAGGGCCATCTGGAAAGCCTGGCGCCGGCCACCGGCGTGACCTTTGCCTCGGTCAAACCCGACAACGCCACTGGCAACTTCACCAAGGTGGTGCAGCGCATTCCGGTGAAAATCGTGCTGGAGCCCAACCAGCCGCTGACCGAGCGCCTGCGGGTCGGCATGTCGGTGGAAGCCAGCGTCGACACCCAATCGGTCGCGCAGCAGCGCGAGGTGGCGCAGCAATGA
- a CDS encoding ABC transporter ATP-binding protein, translated as MNAPLQGHAASKPITAEPLLAVDHVSLEYRTPERVVRATHQVSFEIDPADRYVLLGPSGCGKSTLLKSIAGFIKPCEGEIRLLGQKVEQPGPDRIVVFQEFDQLPPWKTVKQNVMFPLLASKTLKRREAEERALYYLEKVGLSAFADAYPHTLSGGMKARVAIARALAMQPKILLMDEPFAALDALTRRKMQEELLLLWEEVRFTLLFVTHSIEEALVVGNRILLLSPHPGRVRAEVHSHQYDLHSLGGAEFQASARRIHRLLFDEAPEAEQELGFADIRIAY; from the coding sequence ATGAACGCGCCCCTGCAAGGCCACGCGGCCAGCAAACCGATCACCGCCGAGCCGTTGCTGGCGGTGGATCACGTCAGCCTTGAATACCGCACCCCCGAGCGCGTGGTGCGGGCCACGCACCAGGTCAGCTTCGAGATCGACCCCGCCGACCGCTACGTGCTGCTCGGCCCGTCGGGCTGCGGCAAGTCCACCTTGCTCAAGTCCATCGCCGGGTTCATCAAGCCCTGCGAAGGCGAGATTCGTTTGCTTGGGCAAAAGGTCGAGCAACCGGGTCCCGACCGGATTGTGGTGTTCCAGGAATTCGACCAACTGCCGCCGTGGAAAACCGTCAAACAAAACGTGATGTTCCCATTGCTGGCGTCGAAAACCCTCAAGCGCCGCGAAGCCGAAGAGCGCGCGCTGTACTACCTGGAAAAAGTCGGCCTCAGCGCCTTCGCCGACGCCTACCCACACACCCTGTCCGGCGGCATGAAAGCCCGCGTGGCGATTGCCCGCGCGCTGGCCATGCAGCCGAAAATCCTGCTGATGGACGAGCCCTTCGCCGCCCTCGACGCCCTGACCCGGCGCAAGATGCAGGAAGAATTGCTGCTGCTCTGGGAAGAGGTGCGCTTCACCCTGCTGTTCGTCACCCACTCCATCGAGGAAGCGCTGGTGGTGGGCAATCGCATTCTGTTGTTGTCGCCACACCCCGGGCGGGTTCGCGCGGAAGTTCACAGCCATCAATACGACCTGCACAGCCTCGGCGGTGCGGAATTCCAGGCGTCGGCGCGGCGGATCCATCGCCTGCTGTTCGATGAAGCGCCCGAGGCCGAGCAAGAGCTGGGCTTCGCCGATATCCGCATTGCTTACTAA
- a CDS encoding type I secretion system permease/ATPase produces the protein MESEVSRVHLSHDPRTLHDDPLLDGLLALCALHQKPASAAMLTTGLPLPLQRLSADLLPRAAARAGLQGRLLQRKLEQIPTIALPALLLLKDGRSTVLVGWQGEDEARILLGESDGGEVLVKRDLLADDYIGKVFFAQPQHKFDVNHGSLIPRARSWFRDTLKRSRWLYTDAIAASFLINIIAMAAPLFVMNVYDRVVPNQATATLWVLAVGIGGAYLFDLILKSLRSLCLDLAGKKTDLIISATLFERIVGMSMKYRPARVGSFAQNIHEFQSLRDFLASLTLTSLIDLPFTLLIFLVIAILGGHLVWIPVLAFPLALGIGYALQKPLVATMEKTMALAAERQSSLIETLAGLDAVKVNNAESERQYGWEQTIGTLSRLELRVKLLSGLSMNMTLLIQQLAGVVMIVFGVYQIIDGNLSMGGLIACYMLSGRALSPLASLSGLLTRYQQAKVTMTSVDQMMELPQERNFEERPMSRRTLQGAIECRGLNFTYPNQQNPALKNVNLVVKPGEKIGIIGRSGSGKSSLAKLIVGLYQPDSGALLVDGVDVRQIDVSELRHNIGYVAQDIQLLAGTLRDNLVSGARYVEDEMVLQAAELAGVHEFARLHPQGYELQVGERGQNLSGGQRQNVALARALLLNPPILLLDEPTSAMDNTGEERLKQRLQAVVQNKTVVLVTHRASLLSLVDRLLVVDRGQILADGPKAVVMEALKKGQISVA, from the coding sequence GTGGAATCCGAAGTCAGTCGAGTTCATCTCAGTCATGATCCACGCACGCTGCACGACGACCCGTTACTCGACGGGTTGCTCGCACTCTGCGCCCTGCATCAAAAGCCGGCCAGTGCAGCCATGCTCACCACCGGCCTGCCGCTGCCTTTACAGCGGCTGAGCGCCGACCTGCTGCCGCGCGCAGCCGCCCGTGCAGGCCTGCAAGGGCGCTTGCTGCAACGCAAGCTCGAACAGATTCCCACCATTGCACTGCCGGCGCTGCTGTTGCTCAAAGACGGGCGCAGCACCGTACTGGTGGGCTGGCAGGGCGAAGACGAAGCCCGCATCCTGCTCGGCGAAAGCGACGGCGGTGAAGTGCTGGTCAAGCGCGACCTGCTGGCGGACGACTACATCGGCAAAGTTTTTTTCGCCCAGCCGCAGCACAAATTCGACGTCAACCACGGCAGCCTGATCCCGCGGGCGCGTTCGTGGTTTCGCGACACCCTCAAGCGCTCGCGATGGCTCTATACCGACGCCATCGCCGCCAGCTTTTTGATCAACATCATCGCCATGGCTGCGCCATTGTTCGTGATGAACGTGTACGACCGCGTGGTGCCGAACCAGGCCACCGCCACCTTGTGGGTGCTGGCCGTGGGTATCGGCGGCGCGTACCTGTTTGACCTGATCCTCAAAAGCCTGCGCAGCCTGTGCCTGGACCTGGCCGGTAAAAAGACCGACCTGATCATCTCGGCCACGCTGTTCGAGCGCATTGTGGGCATGTCCATGAAGTACCGCCCGGCACGGGTCGGCAGCTTTGCCCAGAACATTCATGAGTTTCAGAGCCTGCGCGATTTTCTCGCGTCGCTGACCCTTACCAGCCTGATCGACCTGCCGTTCACCCTGCTGATCTTCCTGGTCATCGCCATTCTCGGCGGGCACCTGGTGTGGATTCCGGTGCTGGCGTTCCCGCTTGCCCTGGGCATCGGCTACGCCCTGCAAAAACCGCTGGTGGCGACCATGGAAAAAACCATGGCCCTGGCGGCCGAGCGCCAGTCGAGCCTGATCGAAACCCTCGCCGGGCTGGACGCGGTCAAGGTCAACAACGCCGAAAGCGAGCGCCAGTACGGCTGGGAACAAACCATCGGCACCTTGAGCCGGCTTGAGCTGCGTGTGAAGTTGCTGTCGGGCCTGTCGATGAACATGACCCTGCTCATCCAGCAACTGGCCGGCGTGGTGATGATCGTGTTCGGCGTGTACCAGATCATCGACGGCAACCTCAGCATGGGCGGCCTGATTGCCTGTTACATGCTCAGTGGCCGCGCGTTGAGCCCGCTGGCCTCGCTGTCGGGCCTGTTGACGCGCTACCAGCAGGCCAAGGTCACCATGACCTCGGTCGACCAGATGATGGAGCTGCCCCAGGAGCGCAATTTCGAAGAGCGCCCCATGAGCCGTCGCACCCTGCAAGGCGCCATCGAGTGCCGGGGCCTGAACTTCACCTATCCGAACCAGCAGAATCCCGCGTTGAAAAACGTCAACCTGGTGGTCAAGCCGGGCGAAAAAATCGGCATCATCGGTCGCAGCGGCTCGGGCAAAAGCTCCCTCGCCAAACTGATCGTCGGCCTCTATCAGCCCGACTCCGGCGCCTTGCTGGTGGACGGCGTGGACGTACGCCAGATCGACGTCAGCGAACTGCGCCACAACATCGGTTACGTCGCCCAGGACATTCAGCTGCTGGCCGGCACCCTGCGCGACAACCTCGTCTCAGGCGCGCGCTATGTAGAAGACGAAATGGTCCTGCAAGCCGCCGAACTGGCTGGCGTGCACGAATTCGCCCGCCTGCACCCGCAAGGTTATGAGCTGCAAGTCGGCGAGCGCGGGCAGAACCTGTCCGGCGGCCAGCGCCAGAACGTCGCGCTGGCCCGCGCGCTGTTGCTCAACCCGCCGATCCTGTTGCTGGACGAACCCACCAGCGCCATGGACAACACCGGTGAAGAACGCCTGAAACAACGCCTGCAAGCCGTGGTGCAAAACAAGACCGTGGTGCTGGTGACGCATCGAGCCTCACTGCTCTCGCTGGTGGACCGCCTGCTGGTGGTCGACCGTGGGCAGATTCTCGCGGACGGCCCGAAAGCCGTGGTTATGGAAGCGTTGAAAAAGGGGCAGATCAGTGTTGCTTAA
- a CDS encoding TauD/TfdA dioxygenase family protein — translation MSATSTVPTATANPQRFEIRPLPGSVGAEIIGLDLSRPVSDDDFKRIHRAHLDHHVVVFRDQRITPEQQIAFSRRFGVLQIHVLKQFLLANHPEILIVSNIIENGQSIGLGDAGKFWHSDLSYKELPSLGSMLHAQELPSEGGDTLFADMHKAWDQLPEPLRKAVEGRSAAHSYTARYSETKFEGNWRPTLTPEQLAQVAEVVHPIVRTHPENGRKALFVSEGFTTRIVGLPEDESRDVLAQLYAHSVLPENIYRHQWQPHDMVFWDNRSLIHLAAGCPSHLRRKLFRTTIQGDAPF, via the coding sequence ATGTCCGCCACCTCTACTGTTCCAACAGCGACCGCAAACCCCCAACGTTTCGAAATTCGCCCACTCCCCGGCAGCGTCGGCGCCGAGATCATCGGCCTGGACCTGTCCCGCCCGGTCAGCGACGACGACTTTAAGCGCATCCACCGCGCGCACCTGGACCACCACGTCGTGGTGTTCCGCGACCAACGCATCACCCCTGAGCAACAGATCGCCTTCAGCCGCCGTTTCGGTGTGTTGCAAATCCACGTGCTCAAACAGTTCCTGCTGGCCAACCACCCGGAAATCCTGATCGTCTCCAACATCATCGAAAACGGCCAATCCATCGGCCTGGGTGACGCGGGCAAGTTCTGGCACTCCGACCTGTCGTACAAAGAGCTGCCAAGCCTGGGCTCGATGCTGCACGCCCAGGAACTGCCGTCCGAAGGCGGTGACACGCTGTTCGCCGACATGCACAAAGCCTGGGACCAACTGCCCGAGCCCCTGCGCAAAGCCGTGGAAGGGCGTAGCGCCGCACATTCCTACACCGCGCGTTACAGCGAAACCAAATTCGAAGGTAACTGGCGCCCGACCCTCACCCCCGAACAGCTGGCCCAAGTGGCCGAAGTGGTGCACCCGATTGTGCGTACCCACCCGGAAAACGGCCGCAAGGCGCTGTTCGTCAGCGAAGGTTTCACCACCCGTATTGTCGGCCTGCCGGAAGACGAGAGCCGCGACGTGCTGGCCCAGCTTTACGCCCACAGCGTGCTGCCGGAAAACATCTACCGCCACCAGTGGCAACCCCACGACATGGTGTTCTGGGACAACCGCTCGCTGATCCACCTGGCTGCCGGTTGCCCGAGCCATCTGCGCCGCAAACTGTTTCGCACCACCATCCAGGGCGATGCGCCTTTCTGA
- a CDS encoding LysR family transcriptional regulator → MQLPDMNLLVALDALLDEGSVVGAARRMNLSPAAMSRTLTRIREAVGDPILVRAGRGLVPTPKALQLQGQVRNVVEQAALLFRSGDQVDLKTLRRRFSVRANDFFIGVYGGRLFDTMERMAPLCELCFVPEADTDDDALREGRLDLRVSNTPPPSPEVKVQTLFTTRFVGLAREDHPLFDEEITAERFASYSHISISRRGKNRGPIDTALNALGLERRVAMIAPGFHGAMFMLPDSDLLLPVPKEALLSASRLKLPLRAFTLPISLPTLVLAQSWHPRFDKDPAHKWLRETMRESCHATWLEAQPS, encoded by the coding sequence ATGCAACTACCGGACATGAACCTGCTGGTCGCCCTCGACGCGTTGCTCGACGAGGGCAGCGTAGTGGGCGCCGCGCGGCGGATGAACCTGAGCCCGGCGGCGATGAGCCGAACCCTCACGCGCATTCGCGAGGCAGTGGGCGACCCGATTCTGGTGCGCGCCGGCCGTGGCCTGGTGCCGACGCCCAAGGCGCTGCAGTTGCAGGGCCAGGTGCGCAACGTGGTGGAGCAGGCGGCATTGCTGTTTCGCTCTGGCGATCAGGTGGACCTGAAAACCTTGCGTCGCCGGTTCAGCGTGCGGGCCAATGATTTTTTTATCGGCGTGTATGGCGGTCGGTTGTTCGACACCATGGAGCGCATGGCCCCGCTGTGCGAACTGTGTTTTGTGCCCGAGGCCGACACCGACGACGACGCCCTGCGTGAAGGCCGGCTGGACCTGCGGGTGAGCAACACCCCGCCGCCCAGCCCTGAAGTGAAGGTGCAGACACTGTTCACCACCCGCTTTGTCGGCCTGGCGCGCGAAGATCATCCTCTGTTTGACGAAGAAATCACCGCCGAACGCTTCGCCAGTTACTCCCATATCAGCATCTCGCGCCGCGGCAAAAATCGCGGGCCGATCGACACTGCGTTGAACGCCTTGGGCCTGGAGCGCCGCGTGGCGATGATCGCCCCCGGTTTTCACGGCGCCATGTTCATGCTGCCCGACTCCGACCTGCTGTTGCCGGTGCCCAAGGAAGCGCTGCTGAGCGCCAGCCGTCTGAAACTGCCGCTGCGCGCCTTTACGCTGCCGATCTCCTTGCCGACCCTGGTGTTGGCGCAATCCTGGCACCCGCGTTTCGACAAAGACCCGGCCCACAAATGGCTGCGCGAGACCATGCGCGAAAGTTGCCATGCCACCTGGCTCGAAGCCCAACCCAGCTGA
- a CDS encoding ABC transporter permease, with translation MRQEFEVNLEPLLTVPVERELPLRQRLWQQGWLRKGLILIVLAILWEAVARYQNNDLLLPSFLQTSQALFDGLLSGELISKVNISLAVLIKGYLIGIVLAFALTTLAVSTQLGRDLLSTLTSMFNPLPAIALLPLALLWFGLGQNSLIFVLVHSVLWALALNTYSGFLGVSETLRMAGRNYGLKGMRFVLFILIPAALPSILAGLKIGWAFAWRTLIAAELVFGATSGKGGLGWYIFQNRNELYTDKVFAGLAVVILIGLLVENLVFDTIERLTVKRWGMQRG, from the coding sequence ATGCGCCAGGAATTTGAAGTCAACCTCGAACCGCTGCTCACCGTCCCCGTGGAACGCGAGTTGCCGCTGCGCCAACGCTTATGGCAACAGGGCTGGCTGCGCAAAGGGCTGATCCTTATCGTGCTGGCGATTCTCTGGGAAGCCGTCGCGCGTTATCAGAACAATGATTTGCTGCTGCCAAGTTTCTTGCAGACCTCACAGGCACTGTTCGACGGCCTGCTCAGTGGCGAGCTGATCAGCAAGGTGAACATCTCGCTGGCGGTGTTGATCAAGGGCTACCTGATCGGCATTGTGCTGGCGTTCGCGCTGACCACGCTGGCCGTCTCGACCCAATTGGGCCGCGACCTGCTCAGCACCCTGACCTCGATGTTCAACCCGTTGCCGGCCATTGCTCTGCTGCCGCTGGCGCTGCTGTGGTTTGGCCTGGGGCAGAACAGCCTGATTTTTGTGCTGGTGCATTCGGTGTTGTGGGCGTTGGCGCTGAACACCTATTCGGGGTTTCTGGGCGTGTCCGAAACCTTGCGCATGGCCGGTCGCAATTACGGCCTCAAGGGCATGCGGTTTGTGCTGTTTATCCTGATCCCGGCGGCGCTGCCGTCGATACTCGCCGGGCTGAAAATCGGCTGGGCCTTTGCATGGCGAACCTTGATCGCCGCCGAACTGGTATTCGGTGCCACCAGCGGCAAGGGCGGGCTGGGCTGGTACATCTTCCAGAACCGCAACGAGCTGTACACCGACAAAGTGTTCGCCGGTCTGGCCGTGGTGATCCTCATCGGCCTGCTGGTGGAAAACCTGGTGTTCGACACCATCGAGCGGCTCACCGTGAAGCGCTGGGGCATGCAGCGCGGCTAA
- a CDS encoding MFS transporter, translating into MTSLAAPALQAAAKPTAVTPPVFGPRIIIGLVGVLLAVLVSGLNEMVTKVALADIRGALYIGYDEGTWLVAAYTATSVAAMAFAPWCSVTFSLRRFTLWAIGVFTVLGILCPFAPNYESLLLLRTVQGLAGGALPPMLMTVALRFLPANVKLYGLAGYALTATFGPSLGTPLAALWTEYVGWQWAFWQIVAPCLLAMAAVAYGLPQDPLRLERFKQFNWRGLLLGFPAICMLVIGLLQGNRLDWFESGLITFLLCGGTLLLVLFMLNEWSQPIPFFKLQMLGLRNLSFALIVLAGVLMVLTSVILIPSSFLAQVQGYRPLQTAPVMLLMALPQLIALPLVAALCNLRWVDCRWVLGIGLSMLVLCCVGSSQLTSEWIRDDFYGLYLLQIFGQPMAVLPLLMLSTGSIQPMDGPFASAWFNTIKGLAAVIATAVLDTLTTRRLHFHSTMLVDGLGNAPLVDGGAPGLAHRLHEQAVVLTSSDLYYVMAAVAVALILLIFWMPTRIFPPRAPT; encoded by the coding sequence ATGACTTCCCTCGCTGCCCCCGCCCTCCAGGCTGCAGCCAAACCCACTGCCGTAACTCCGCCCGTGTTCGGCCCGCGCATCATCATCGGTCTGGTTGGCGTATTGCTGGCGGTGCTGGTGTCCGGTCTCAACGAGATGGTCACCAAGGTCGCCCTTGCCGATATCCGCGGTGCGCTCTATATCGGCTATGACGAGGGCACCTGGCTGGTCGCCGCCTACACCGCCACTTCCGTCGCGGCCATGGCTTTTGCGCCCTGGTGTTCGGTGACGTTCTCCCTGCGCCGTTTCACGTTGTGGGCCATCGGCGTGTTCACCGTGCTGGGCATCCTGTGCCCGTTTGCGCCGAACTACGAAAGCCTGCTGCTGCTGCGCACCGTGCAGGGCCTGGCCGGTGGCGCGTTGCCGCCGATGCTGATGACCGTGGCCCTGCGTTTCCTGCCCGCCAACGTCAAGTTGTACGGCCTGGCGGGTTATGCGCTCACCGCCACTTTCGGCCCGAGCCTCGGCACGCCGCTTGCCGCCTTGTGGACCGAATACGTCGGCTGGCAATGGGCGTTCTGGCAGATTGTCGCGCCGTGCCTGCTGGCCATGGCCGCCGTCGCCTACGGCCTGCCGCAGGACCCGCTGCGTCTGGAGCGCTTCAAGCAGTTCAACTGGCGCGGCCTGCTGCTGGGTTTCCCGGCGATCTGCATGCTGGTGATCGGCCTGTTGCAGGGCAACCGCCTGGACTGGTTCGAGTCCGGCCTGATCACCTTCCTGCTGTGTGGCGGCACGCTGTTGCTGGTGCTGTTCATGCTCAACGAGTGGTCGCAACCGATCCCGTTTTTCAAGCTGCAGATGCTCGGCCTGCGCAACCTGTCCTTTGCGCTGATCGTGCTGGCGGGCGTGCTGATGGTGCTGACCTCGGTGATCCTCATTCCGTCGAGTTTCCTGGCCCAGGTGCAGGGTTACCGTCCGCTGCAAACCGCGCCAGTGATGCTGCTGATGGCATTGCCGCAATTGATCGCGCTGCCGCTGGTGGCGGCGCTGTGCAACCTGCGCTGGGTGGATTGCCGCTGGGTCTTGGGCATCGGCCTGAGCATGCTGGTGCTGTGCTGCGTGGGCAGTTCGCAGCTGACGTCGGAGTGGATTCGTGACGATTTCTACGGCCTGTACCTGCTGCAAATCTTCGGTCAGCCCATGGCCGTGTTGCCGCTGCTGATGCTGTCCACCGGCAGCATCCAGCCCATGGATGGGCCTTTTGCCTCGGCCTGGTTCAACACCATCAAGGGCCTGGCCGCCGTGATCGCCACCGCCGTACTGGACACGCTGACCACCCGGCGCCTGCATTTTCACTCGACGATGCTGGTGGACGGCCTGGGTAACGCGCCCCTGGTCGACGGCGGCGCGCCGGGCCTGGCTCACCGCCTGCACGAGCAGGCCGTGGTGCTGACGTCTTCGGACCTTTATTACGTCATGGCCGCGGTCGCGGTGGCGTTGATTCTGCTGATTTTCTGGATGCCGACGCGGATTTTTCCACCGCGCGCACCGACCTAG